In Fervidobacterium nodosum Rt17-B1, one genomic interval encodes:
- a CDS encoding adenosylcobalamin-dependent ribonucleoside-diphosphate reductase, with product MYSTLTSVIEHWKDVELSKNAYKILSERYFLKTPSGEFLEKSWDDICRRVARVIATAELVNNPELKEKSPFEQLDEVKFWESTFFDFLKSRIFIPNSPTLFNAGMGVRHELLWKSIDDMTLEDYWEIYNSRNHLHMLSACFVVPVEDSIEGIFEAVKEYALITKAGGGIGSNFSRLRPKGSFVAGTHGQASGPVSFMHVFNSAVGVVEQGYRRRGALMGILNIDHPDIEEFITAKEGNDGEKVLKFFNISVGITMDRQELLKLYMEDGEIELKHPKCNGSKRVKVRELINKIAKNAWKTGDPGLAFLSEMNKYYAMYPEMTIESTNPCGEIGLAPYEACNLGSIDVAKFYMNGEFYWEAFAQATRLAVRFLDDVIDVNVFPLEKIRKAVTDSRRIGLGIMGFADLLYMMDIPYNSHEGRQFAADMTAYMAIHGHDESNKLAQLKGSFPLFEKSRYYREDEFAPFAMGMSKYDNELKEVFKESKKGKRNVAVLTIAPTGSISNIADTSSGLEPNFLLAYVRYMNKHDGTKEALFYVNKVLESKLNKEILERVKDKLVERGSLQDIPEIPEEIKRVFVTAMDISPMDHLLMQDAFQRYVDNNISKTINMPNSATEEDVLNIYLEAMKLNIRGLTIYRDGSLQTQVLTSAKNLKTKDASKVQFFVLDEKHKLRPKPRKETLRSVTRKFKAESGTTYITVSFDDNGEAVEIFLSNGTELAEAIGRLSSIALRAGVSAEEILEQLKKVKGTYTPALAKEIKLAVDDFVELWGEKPAEEIDTFVIDGTIKTAEEIEKFVTANGLQWSEGYYIDADGNTYCPSCLSKNSIIKQEGCTSCRKCGWSKCS from the coding sequence ATGTATTCCACATTAACCAGCGTTATTGAGCATTGGAAGGATGTTGAACTTTCAAAGAACGCTTACAAAATTTTGTCGGAAAGATACTTTTTAAAAACTCCGAGTGGTGAATTTTTAGAAAAGAGCTGGGATGATATTTGCAGACGTGTTGCGAGAGTTATCGCAACCGCAGAACTTGTTAATAATCCAGAATTGAAGGAAAAATCGCCTTTTGAACAACTTGACGAAGTAAAATTTTGGGAATCTACATTCTTTGACTTCTTAAAATCAAGGATATTCATTCCAAATAGCCCTACACTTTTTAATGCGGGAATGGGAGTTAGACACGAATTGCTTTGGAAATCCATTGATGATATGACATTGGAAGATTACTGGGAAATATACAATTCCAGGAATCATTTACACATGCTTTCAGCTTGTTTTGTTGTTCCTGTAGAAGACAGTATAGAAGGTATATTCGAAGCAGTCAAAGAATACGCATTAATTACAAAAGCAGGCGGAGGAATTGGTAGTAACTTTTCAAGACTTAGACCCAAAGGGAGCTTTGTGGCTGGAACTCATGGCCAAGCGAGTGGTCCAGTATCTTTCATGCATGTTTTCAATTCTGCTGTTGGAGTTGTAGAACAGGGATACAGACGCAGAGGGGCCTTGATGGGGATACTTAACATAGACCATCCCGATATAGAAGAATTCATAACTGCTAAAGAAGGAAACGACGGAGAAAAGGTTCTTAAATTCTTCAATATATCTGTTGGAATAACTATGGATAGGCAAGAATTGCTTAAATTATACATGGAAGATGGTGAAATTGAACTTAAACATCCTAAATGCAATGGTTCAAAGAGAGTTAAAGTTAGAGAATTGATAAATAAAATAGCAAAGAATGCTTGGAAAACAGGAGATCCAGGACTTGCTTTCTTAAGCGAAATGAATAAATACTACGCAATGTACCCAGAGATGACAATTGAAAGCACAAATCCATGCGGTGAAATTGGTCTTGCACCTTACGAAGCTTGCAATCTCGGTTCAATTGATGTAGCTAAGTTCTATATGAATGGCGAATTCTATTGGGAAGCTTTCGCACAAGCAACAAGACTTGCTGTAAGATTCCTTGATGACGTTATAGATGTTAATGTATTCCCACTTGAGAAAATAAGAAAAGCCGTCACAGACAGTAGAAGAATTGGGCTTGGCATAATGGGGTTTGCAGATCTTCTTTACATGATGGATATTCCATACAACAGCCACGAAGGTAGACAATTTGCTGCTGATATGACAGCTTACATGGCAATACATGGTCACGATGAATCAAATAAACTAGCTCAGTTAAAAGGTAGTTTCCCACTTTTTGAAAAAAGCAGATATTACAGAGAAGATGAATTTGCCCCATTTGCTATGGGAATGAGTAAATACGATAATGAATTAAAAGAAGTGTTTAAAGAATCTAAGAAAGGGAAGAGGAATGTTGCAGTATTGACTATTGCCCCAACCGGCTCAATTTCAAATATAGCTGATACAAGCAGCGGACTAGAACCCAATTTCTTGCTTGCTTATGTGAGGTATATGAACAAACATGATGGTACAAAAGAAGCATTGTTCTATGTGAATAAAGTCTTGGAATCTAAACTTAATAAAGAAATTCTTGAGAGAGTAAAAGATAAATTAGTTGAAAGAGGCTCATTGCAAGATATTCCAGAAATTCCAGAAGAGATAAAGAGAGTATTTGTAACTGCAATGGATATTTCGCCAATGGATCATTTACTTATGCAAGATGCATTCCAAAGATATGTTGACAACAACATTTCAAAAACTATAAACATGCCTAATAGTGCAACAGAAGAAGATGTACTGAACATATACCTCGAAGCAATGAAGCTAAATATCCGTGGATTAACGATATACAGGGATGGATCACTGCAAACTCAAGTACTCACTTCTGCCAAAAACCTTAAAACAAAAGATGCTTCAAAAGTACAGTTCTTCGTATTGGATGAGAAACATAAACTTAGACCAAAGCCGAGAAAAGAAACGCTCAGAAGCGTCACAAGGAAATTTAAAGCAGAAAGTGGCACAACTTATATAACCGTTAGCTTCGACGACAACGGTGAAGCAGTTGAAATATTCCTCTCGAATGGTACAGAACTTGCCGAGGCGATAGGAAGACTTAGCTCTATTGCGCTAAGAGCAGGTGTTTCAGCTGAAGAAATTCTAGAACAACTTAAAAAAGTTAAAGGCACATATACACCCGCGCTTGCAAAGGAAATTAAACTTGCTGTTGACGATTTCGTGGAACTTTGGGGAGAAAAACCAGCTGAAGAAATTGATACATTTGTCATCGACGGAACTATTAAAACAGCTGAAGAAATAGAAAAATTCGTTACTGCAAATGGTTTGCAATGGAGCGAAGGATATTACATAGATGCAGATGGTAACACTTATTGCCCATCATGTTTATCGAAAAATAGTATTATAAAACAAGAAGGATGTACAAGCTGTAGAAAATGTGGATGGAGCAAATGTAGTTAA
- a CDS encoding DDE-type integrase/transposase/recombinase — protein MANVQLKCPHCGSSNFIKNGHDKFKNQIFFCKDCKRYFKLSFTKKHKLFSFPYPRCVHCNHVMEIYKIRRYFVRFRCRKCNFKTSVPLSLPQPVPFNFHPFKFFRFPIYIILKAFILYFKYNLSLRAIKACLNINVSHVAIYKWIIKLSSVISLFEFENVFKVHGDETVIVFRDKKYYVWLLVEHGTNLIVAWHVSRYRDMSQVKILLDKYFSQRKQNTQIELITDGLKAYEIAVKLNFDNVEHREVRLGKNNECESKFSLFKMFVRAKRSFKKFSNIRYYVNGFCVVRNLCKLYENENEMITALASIITTS, from the coding sequence ATGGCTAATGTCCAACTCAAATGCCCTCATTGTGGCTCTTCTAACTTCATCAAAAACGGTCATGATAAGTTCAAAAACCAAATCTTCTTTTGCAAAGACTGCAAGCGTTACTTTAAACTTTCTTTCACCAAAAAACACAAACTTTTCTCTTTCCCTTACCCTCGTTGTGTTCATTGTAACCATGTCATGGAAATTTACAAAATCCGCCGTTATTTCGTTCGTTTCAGATGCAGAAAGTGCAACTTCAAAACTTCTGTTCCACTTTCTCTTCCTCAGCCTGTGCCTTTCAACTTTCATCCTTTCAAATTCTTCCGTTTCCCTATCTATATCATTCTCAAAGCTTTCATCTTGTACTTCAAATACAACCTTTCTCTTCGTGCTATTAAAGCTTGCTTGAATATCAATGTCTCTCATGTTGCTATTTACAAATGGATTATCAAGTTATCTTCTGTTATTTCGCTTTTTGAGTTTGAGAATGTATTTAAAGTTCACGGTGATGAAACAGTTATTGTATTTCGAGACAAAAAGTACTATGTGTGGCTATTAGTTGAGCATGGTACGAATTTAATAGTAGCTTGGCATGTATCAAGATATCGTGATATGTCACAAGTTAAGATATTGTTAGATAAATACTTTAGTCAAAGAAAACAAAACACACAAATAGAGTTAATAACCGATGGACTAAAAGCGTACGAGATAGCAGTGAAACTAAATTTTGATAATGTTGAGCACAGAGAAGTAAGACTAGGTAAAAACAACGAATGTGAATCGAAATTTTCGTTATTTAAGATGTTTGTTAGAGCAAAAAGGAGCTTCAAGAAATTTAGCAACATACGGTACTATGTAAATGGTTTTTGTGTAGTAAGGAACCTATGCAAGTTATATGAGAACGAAAATGAGATGATTACAGCTTTAGCTTCCATCATCACTACTAGTTAA